The following proteins are encoded in a genomic region of Alistipes shahii WAL 8301:
- a CDS encoding tyrosine-type recombinase/integrase → MEIYTPKTKIKLSPVIRNGREFVEVTFGNDNDIRLSLSKEENVLLVGGRAYLPAEDFVLAEFFDRYVKMAFIDYSAIKETAPRKEEDKRPPLPEGYLEKLQQVRYSDHTVRVYTSYFRDFQQHFEGRKIETVTPGEINDYLLYLIHEKNISSCQQNQRINAIKFYYEKVLGQERRCYKVNRAKREKTLPDVLSKEEIKKILDVTVTDLRFFCMFSILYSAGLRISELLELKPGDINESRSLIRVRQGKGKKDRYTLLSRPLMKKLTEYNRLYKPKVWLFEHRPGEPFTESIVSKRLKAAAREAGITKRIYPHLLRHSFATHLLEQGTDIKIVKELMGHNNIKTTERYVHIADTFKSNIKSPLDDLLMEEDEV, encoded by the coding sequence ATGGAAATATATACCCCAAAAACCAAGATCAAACTTTCTCCGGTGATAAGAAACGGGAGAGAATTTGTCGAAGTGACTTTCGGTAATGACAATGACATCCGCTTGTCGCTGTCGAAGGAAGAAAACGTACTGCTTGTCGGCGGCAGGGCTTATCTGCCGGCAGAAGATTTCGTGCTTGCCGAGTTCTTCGACCGCTATGTAAAAATGGCGTTTATAGACTATTCTGCCATCAAGGAAACCGCACCCCGTAAAGAGGAAGACAAACGGCCGCCACTGCCGGAAGGCTATCTGGAAAAACTTCAGCAAGTGCGTTACAGTGACCATACCGTAAGGGTATATACCTCCTATTTCCGCGATTTCCAACAGCATTTCGAGGGGCGTAAGATTGAAACGGTTACTCCCGGCGAGATAAACGACTACCTGCTGTATCTCATCCACGAGAAAAACATATCCTCCTGCCAGCAAAACCAGCGTATCAACGCCATCAAGTTCTATTACGAGAAAGTTCTCGGTCAGGAACGGCGGTGTTACAAGGTGAACCGTGCCAAACGGGAGAAGACGCTGCCCGACGTGTTGAGCAAGGAGGAAATAAAGAAAATACTCGACGTGACGGTGACAGACCTGCGTTTCTTCTGTATGTTCTCCATACTCTATTCCGCAGGGTTGCGCATCAGCGAACTGCTGGAACTGAAACCCGGCGACATCAACGAATCCCGCTCCCTGATACGGGTGCGGCAGGGTAAAGGGAAAAAAGACCGCTACACCCTGCTGTCAAGACCGTTGATGAAAAAGCTGACGGAATATAACAGACTATACAAACCGAAAGTGTGGCTTTTTGAACACAGACCGGGAGAACCTTTCACCGAGAGTATCGTGTCGAAACGGCTGAAGGCAGCGGCCCGGGAAGCGGGAATCACGAAACGGATTTATCCGCACCTGCTGCGCCATTCGTTCGCCACTCACCTGCTGGAGCAGGGAACCGACATCAAGATAGTGAAAGAGCTTATGGGACATAACAATATCAAGACGACAGAAAGGTATGTCCACATAGCCGACACTTTCAAAAGCAATATCAAAAGCCCGTTGGACGATCTGTTGATGGAGGAAGACGAGGTCTGA
- a CDS encoding immunity 22 family protein has protein sequence MSKIMIWVGQFDSEADFEKYMDQSAFRQWWKDYDEDNKELRCQFCKELGVMSYDEDFLIMKFTSDGLAGLLNLIPADTQKISLSIADKNITMANAVICYNCREGISPKKAENTTTMTYLGTFEFELSPEGVQGSNAGLEYMIWIGTTDKSREEFMEYFNQDEYMKEIRDYEESRTKKRPNPEHRCQFCKDINIKYYYPEFLTVEIKDEPENPFNLVRMMIDNKLVLDWYIESDIDEYHIKPSNCIVCYIPNGFKDNKRNQKIFIKKKNYDSYETPKKFVDELDSYNGIQYLETYIAE, from the coding sequence ATGAGTAAGATAATGATATGGGTCGGTCAATTCGATTCCGAAGCTGATTTTGAGAAATATATGGATCAATCGGCTTTCCGTCAATGGTGGAAAGATTACGATGAAGACAATAAGGAACTTCGTTGCCAGTTCTGTAAGGAGCTTGGTGTAATGAGCTATGATGAGGATTTTCTTATTATGAAATTCACATCTGACGGCTTGGCAGGATTACTTAACCTTATTCCTGCTGATACCCAAAAGATAAGTCTGTCGATAGCTGATAAAAATATTACAATGGCAAATGCTGTTATCTGCTATAATTGTCGTGAGGGTATATCTCCTAAGAAGGCAGAGAATACCACAACCATGACTTATCTTGGTACGTTTGAGTTTGAACTGTCGCCTGAAGGTGTACAAGGGTCTAATGCAGGATTAGAATATATGATTTGGATTGGCACAACCGATAAAAGTCGGGAAGAATTTATGGAGTATTTCAATCAAGATGAATACATGAAAGAAATACGAGATTACGAAGAAAGTCGTACAAAGAAACGCCCAAATCCGGAACATCGCTGTCAGTTCTGTAAAGACATTAATATAAAGTATTACTATCCAGAATTTCTAACTGTGGAAATTAAGGATGAACCCGAAAATCCTTTTAATCTTGTTAGAATGATGATTGATAACAAACTTGTCCTTGACTGGTATATTGAGTCCGATATTGATGAATACCACATAAAGCCATCAAATTGTATTGTGTGCTATATACCCAATGGTTTCAAGGACAACAAAAGGAATCAAAAAATCTTTATTAAGAAGAAAAATTATGATTCATATGAAACACCTAAAAAATTTGTGGATGAATTAGACAGTTACAACGGTATTCAATATTTGGAAACTTATATTGCAGAATAA
- a CDS encoding DUF4241 domain-containing protein — protein MKELENNWMKKWESVKEKTVCPVDLNTYFEQEEIAGKSLTTINIGSCDLPSGNLLVRDPLVYLPNRNERPYFQNAPAGKYETEICVIKSDDEDCDRYAAVRLRFNEKRAVRFYEALVGNENLETLEEGDYFGFCVDAGLGCVCDEIIHRIYCDWDEQWRKDNPDDNPYDGYFAALFKENYYLHPEYQRAGGDWLNWQVPGTEYHIPIFQSGFGDGTYPVYWGIDEGGEICQLVIQFIDIELAYGNDEEN, from the coding sequence ATGAAAGAATTAGAAAACAACTGGATGAAAAAATGGGAATCGGTAAAAGAAAAAACCGTCTGCCCTGTTGACCTCAATACTTATTTTGAGCAAGAAGAAATTGCAGGAAAATCGTTAACGACGATTAATATCGGTTCTTGCGATTTGCCGAGTGGAAATCTTTTGGTACGAGATCCATTGGTATATCTCCCAAACAGAAACGAACGTCCATATTTTCAGAACGCTCCTGCGGGTAAATATGAAACGGAAATTTGTGTAATCAAATCTGACGACGAGGATTGCGACCGTTATGCCGCAGTACGTTTGCGCTTCAATGAAAAGCGGGCTGTTCGATTCTATGAAGCATTAGTTGGGAATGAAAACCTTGAAACATTGGAAGAGGGTGATTACTTTGGATTTTGTGTAGATGCTGGTTTAGGATGTGTATGTGATGAAATTATCCACCGTATTTATTGCGACTGGGATGAACAATGGCGCAAAGATAATCCCGATGATAATCCTTATGATGGATATTTTGCTGCATTATTCAAAGAAAACTATTATCTCCATCCAGAATATCAACGTGCAGGCGGAGACTGGTTAAATTGGCAAGTGCCGGGGACGGAGTATCATATTCCCATTTTTCAATCAGGGTTCGGAGATGGTACGTATCCGGTTTATTGGGGCATAGACGAAGGCGGCGAAATATGTCAGTTGGTAATTCAGTTTATTGATATAGAATTAGCCTATGGCAATGATGAAGAGAATTAA